Proteins from one uncultured Anaeromusa sp. genomic window:
- a CDS encoding M20 family metallopeptidase yields the protein MKENKAAYQVVDECKKEMIHLWEELVTMESGLFCKTETDAISRRIASFIEKIGGRTRGISMDDAPDVLIGEFGDMTQPFVVLTGHMDTIFKKGTPEERPFRIEDGKAFGPGVLDMKGGIVILLYALLALQKIGYKKYPIKVILVGDEEVGHQKSSAISAIQKEAVGAKAAFNFETGFVDGGIVVKRKGLYQFMVEVFGKGAHVGNDPENGRSAIKEIAYKVLDIEALTDWQQGNTFNVGWIEGGTVPNATPAYAKIVCDLRCENPDTLPQIKQSIEEVVKKTYVEGTSTKLTPLIEAKAMKKLDASMELFECVKKISEQEGFGTLYPKEVGGVSDSAYFTDLGIPTLCAMGVQGGRNHTIEEFAIVETLFSRTKLLCAVLLALA from the coding sequence ATGAAAGAAAACAAAGCAGCGTACCAGGTCGTTGACGAGTGCAAAAAAGAGATGATTCACCTTTGGGAAGAGCTTGTTACTATGGAAAGCGGACTTTTTTGCAAAACCGAAACCGATGCGATAAGTAGACGCATTGCCTCATTTATAGAAAAGATTGGCGGCAGAACCAGGGGCATTAGCATGGATGATGCCCCGGATGTGCTCATCGGAGAATTTGGAGATATGACGCAGCCTTTTGTTGTTTTAACAGGGCATATGGATACGATTTTTAAAAAAGGAACTCCAGAAGAACGGCCATTCCGAATCGAAGACGGCAAAGCCTTTGGTCCAGGCGTCTTGGATATGAAAGGCGGCATTGTCATTCTTCTATACGCGTTATTGGCTTTGCAAAAAATCGGCTATAAAAAGTATCCGATAAAAGTAATCCTTGTTGGCGATGAAGAGGTGGGGCACCAAAAAAGCTCAGCCATTTCAGCTATACAAAAGGAAGCGGTTGGCGCAAAAGCAGCCTTTAATTTTGAGACAGGTTTTGTCGATGGGGGCATTGTTGTAAAACGCAAAGGACTGTATCAATTTATGGTAGAGGTTTTCGGAAAAGGAGCGCATGTTGGAAATGACCCGGAAAATGGGCGAAGTGCGATCAAGGAGATTGCCTATAAGGTTCTCGACATAGAAGCGCTAACCGATTGGCAACAAGGAAATACCTTTAATGTTGGCTGGATTGAAGGGGGAACGGTTCCTAACGCAACTCCGGCGTATGCAAAGATTGTCTGTGATCTGCGTTGCGAGAATCCGGATACGCTGCCCCAAATAAAGCAATCGATTGAGGAAGTAGTAAAGAAAACCTATGTGGAGGGAACTTCTACAAAGCTAACTCCGCTTATTGAAGCGAAAGCGATGAAGAAACTAGATGCATCGATGGAACTGTTTGAGTGCGTGAAGAAAATCAGTGAACAGGAAGGTTTTGGAACGTTATATCCTAAGGAAGTCGGCGGCGTATCCGACTCGGCGTATTTCACTGACCTTGGGATTCCTACTCTTTGCGCGATGGGAGTGCAGGGGGGGCGCAATCATACGATTGAAGAATTTGCGATTGTAGAGACTTTATTTAGTCGCACCAAATTGCTATGCGCCGTATTGCTTGCTCTGGCATAA
- a CDS encoding nucleoside recognition domain-containing protein has product MMMDFEHKLTWRGWLSFVFIVISFSGIVAGHPVLGAMDFQNLIGGFGKIGAADSFVGKGGTGARDGFMFGLTLIPTVMFALGMIRVVESQGALLAAEKLIRPVLRPLMGLPGVTGLAIVSSMTSTDVGAAMTKQLYEEGQLTDKERSIFVAYQYAASGVITNTFDCGAPLLSIAVLPIGLILAVEIFVKIVGANVVRFYLKWQDEKELVSESVQVKSA; this is encoded by the coding sequence ATGATGATGGATTTTGAACATAAGCTGACTTGGCGCGGATGGTTGTCGTTTGTTTTTATTGTAATTTCGTTCTCCGGAATTGTTGCCGGTCATCCTGTATTGGGGGCCATGGATTTTCAAAACCTGATTGGAGGTTTTGGCAAGATTGGCGCGGCGGATAGTTTTGTTGGCAAAGGCGGTACAGGGGCGCGAGACGGCTTTATGTTTGGTTTGACGCTGATTCCAACGGTAATGTTCGCTCTTGGCATGATCCGCGTTGTAGAATCTCAAGGCGCTCTTTTAGCGGCGGAAAAATTGATTCGCCCAGTTCTTCGTCCGCTCATGGGATTGCCAGGAGTTACAGGCCTTGCTATTGTCAGCAGCATGACCAGTACGGATGTCGGCGCGGCTATGACGAAGCAATTATACGAAGAAGGGCAATTGACCGATAAGGAACGCAGCATTTTTGTGGCTTATCAATATGCCGCTTCCGGTGTTATAACCAACACCTTCGATTGCGGAGCGCCGCTTCTTTCTATTGCGGTGCTGCCCATCGGCCTTATCCTGGCTGTGGAGATTTTCGTGAAAATTGTAGGCGCCAATGTAGTGCGGTTTTATTTGAAGTGGCA